The Streptomyces sp. NBC_00224 genome has a window encoding:
- a CDS encoding aldo/keto reductase, with amino-acid sequence MEYTQLGRTGLKVSRLVLGTMNFGGLTDEADSHALMDAAHDAGINFFDTANIYGTAEHKGLTEEIVGSWFARGGGRRDKTVLATKGYGNMTQDGTPWNITSWPNHDRLSALNIRRSVEASLKRLGTDYIDIYQFHHVDRQTPFEEIWQAMDVLVQQGKVLYVGTSNFPGYKIAQANELAARTGRLGLVSEQCLYNLAERRAEMEVIPAAQEYGVGIIPWSPLHQGLLGGALRKERAGDGARTKGGRSAAGLADPAVRAQVQAYEDLLAKHELEPGEAALAWLLTRPGVTGPIVGPRTAEQLESALRAVELELSEEVLAGLDEIFPGPGPSPEAFAW; translated from the coding sequence ATGGAGTACACGCAGCTCGGACGCACCGGTCTCAAGGTCAGCCGCCTCGTCCTCGGCACCATGAACTTCGGCGGCCTCACGGACGAGGCCGACAGTCACGCACTCATGGACGCCGCACACGACGCGGGCATCAACTTCTTCGACACCGCGAACATCTACGGCACAGCCGAACACAAGGGACTCACCGAGGAGATCGTCGGGTCCTGGTTCGCGCGGGGCGGCGGGCGCCGCGACAAGACGGTCCTGGCGACCAAGGGCTACGGGAACATGACCCAGGACGGCACCCCCTGGAACATCACCTCCTGGCCCAACCACGACCGGCTCTCCGCGCTCAACATCCGGCGTTCGGTGGAGGCCAGCCTCAAGCGGCTCGGCACGGACTACATCGACATCTACCAGTTCCACCACGTCGACCGTCAGACCCCCTTCGAGGAGATCTGGCAGGCGATGGACGTCCTCGTACAGCAGGGCAAGGTGCTGTACGTCGGCACCTCCAACTTCCCCGGCTACAAGATCGCCCAGGCCAATGAACTGGCGGCGCGGACCGGCCGGTTGGGGCTCGTCAGCGAGCAGTGCCTCTACAACCTCGCCGAACGCCGCGCCGAAATGGAGGTCATCCCGGCCGCACAGGAGTACGGCGTCGGGATCATCCCCTGGTCCCCGCTCCACCAGGGCCTGCTCGGCGGCGCCCTGCGCAAGGAGCGGGCGGGTGACGGAGCGCGCACGAAGGGCGGCCGGTCCGCCGCCGGGCTCGCGGATCCGGCGGTACGGGCACAGGTGCAGGCTTACGAGGACCTGCTCGCCAAGCATGAACTGGAGCCGGGCGAAGCGGCGTTGGCGTGGCTGCTCACCCGGCCGGGCGTGACCGGCCCGATCGTCGGCCCGCGCACGGCCGAGCAACTCGAATCGGCTCTGCGGGCGGTGGAGCTGGAGCTGAGCGAGGAGGTGCTGGCCGGGCTCGACGAGATCTTCCCGGGGCCGGGCCCGTCGCCGGAGGCGTTCGCCTGGTAG